A genomic segment from Triticum dicoccoides isolate Atlit2015 ecotype Zavitan chromosome 1A, WEW_v2.0, whole genome shotgun sequence encodes:
- the LOC119311534 gene encoding WRKY transcription factor 55-like yields MAMRPKSEMSPPPAPPSPSDQRDAVIEELRKGSQLAEFLRQQVELIPEDSRRDAALANVTDITTALASSLSVLQSEREQYYCSSSSDAGHASGASGGGGVRNGAVARTRNRKAKHRRGTYGEELPIKEILTEAPENDRFHWRKYGEKKILHADFPRLYYRCGYSDEHKCPAKKYVQQQNSSDPPMFLVTLINDHTCDTLFPDEDQDQPPSSSSSANNSQVLDFSKASLSSAVGISRLKKEEDADMSVTVPSYNYTYDELSSSSLPFLSPKQWEMEMEVKSLFRRHSGDGN; encoded by the exons ATGGCGATGCGGCCCAAGTCCGAGAtgtcgccgccgccggcgcccccGTCGCCCTCCGACCAGAGAGACGCTGTCatagaggagctccggaagggctcTCAGCTTGCGGAGTTCCTCCGGCAGCAGGTGGAGCTCATCCCGGAGGACAGCCGCCGTGACGCCGCGCTGGCCAACGTGACCGACATCACCACGGCCCTCGCGTCGTCACTCTCTGTGCTCCAGTCCGAGAGAGAGCAGTactactgctcctcctcctccgacgccgGCCATGCTTCTGGCGCCTCCGGTGGTGGCGGGGTGCGAAACGGCGCAGTCGCACGCACCAGGAACAGGAAGGCGAAGCATCGGCGAGGCACCTATGGCGAGGAGCTCCCAAT CAAGGAGATACTAACCGAGGCACCAGAAAATGATCGATTCCACTGGAGGAAATATGGGGAGAAGAAGATCCTCCATGCTGATTTTCCAAG GTTATACTACAGATGCGGATACAGCGACGAGCACAAGTGCCCGGCGAAGAAGTACGTGCAGCAGCAGAACAGCAGCGACCCGCCCATGTTCTTGGTCACCCTCATCAACGACCACACATGCGATACTTTGTTCCCAGATGAAGACCAAGACCAACCACCCAGCAGCTCAAGCAGCGCTAATAACTCGCAGGTGCTCGACTTCTCCAAAGCGTCGCTCTCTTCGGCTGTTGGTATCTCGAGGTTGAAGAAGGAGGAAGACGCGGACATGTCCGTGACCGTGCCCAGCTACAACTACACGTATGATGAGCTGTCTTCTTCCTCGTTGCCGTTCCTGTCGCCCAAGCAGTGGGAGATGGAAATGGAGGTCAAATCACTTTTTCGTCGTCACTCTGGGGATGGTAACTAG